Proteins from one Armatimonadota bacterium genomic window:
- the gmk gene encoding guanylate kinase, giving the protein MTRKGMLIVLSGPSGVGKDTLLERLEQVCPHIQRCVTYTTREPRQGERRGLDYNFVSEEEFRSMIARGEFLEFARVHGHLYGTPLKEVLAIREKGIDVVLKIDVQGGLTVKQKVPEAIMIFVAPPSLEELERRLRARYTDKESDIKRRCKDARKELEYIPQYDYLVVNDQIESAVDNLRAIILAERARIRDDS; this is encoded by the coding sequence ATGACCCGGAAAGGAATGCTAATTGTACTTTCCGGCCCTTCAGGCGTAGGCAAGGACACCCTTCTTGAGCGACTTGAGCAAGTGTGTCCACACATCCAGCGGTGTGTCACATACACTACTCGTGAGCCCAGGCAGGGCGAACGCCGAGGTTTGGATTATAATTTCGTTTCGGAGGAAGAGTTCCGCTCAATGATTGCTAGAGGAGAATTCCTCGAGTTCGCCCGTGTTCACGGTCATTTGTATGGCACGCCACTCAAAGAGGTATTGGCAATTCGAGAAAAAGGCATTGATGTTGTCCTTAAAATTGACGTTCAAGGCGGCCTTACAGTTAAGCAAAAGGTTCCAGAAGCCATAATGATTTTTGTAGCTCCTCCGTCGCTAGAGGAACTTGAAAGGCGTCTACGTGCTAGATATACTGATAAAGAATCGGACATCAAGCGACGGTGCAAGGATGCGCGTAAGGAATTAGAGTACATACCTCAATACGATTATTTGGTTGTAAACGATCAAATTGAATCTGCAGTTGATAATCTTCGCGCCATAATATTGGCTGAGCGCGCAAGGATACGCGATGACAGCTGA
- the metK gene encoding methionine adenosyltransferase yields the protein MKKGRYTFTSESVAEGHPDKLADQISDSILDAILEGDENGRVACETLVTTGLCIVAGEITTSTYVEIPAIVRHTIEEVGYTRAKYGFDYENVGVLTAIQEQSCDIAKGVDIGGAGDQGMMFGFACTETPELMPMPIMLAHKLVRQLATVRRNGVLDYLRPDGKSQVTVEYEGYNPIRIDKVLIAAQHKENIPQATIFTDIVEQVIKPVLPPEMLDKNTKYLVNPTGSFSIGGPRADTGLTGRKIIVDTYGGMARHGGGCFSGKDPTKVDRSAAYMMRYIAKNIVAAGLADRCELQVAYAIGEKEPLSVLVETFGTGKIPDSEICKLVTKNFDLTPGGIIKKLNLRRPIYRQTAVYGHFGRTDLGVPWEETDMAETLRKEAGL from the coding sequence TTGAAAAAAGGCAGATATACTTTCACATCAGAATCGGTTGCCGAAGGGCATCCTGATAAGTTAGCAGACCAGATATCAGATTCTATCCTCGACGCAATTCTTGAGGGTGATGAGAATGGTAGGGTAGCCTGCGAGACTCTCGTTACCACGGGTCTATGCATAGTTGCCGGAGAGATTACTACCTCGACCTATGTAGAGATTCCCGCAATTGTTCGACATACAATCGAGGAGGTTGGCTATACGCGGGCGAAATACGGCTTTGACTACGAAAATGTTGGTGTCCTTACGGCAATACAAGAGCAGTCTTGCGATATTGCAAAAGGCGTAGATATTGGCGGTGCGGGCGACCAAGGAATGATGTTTGGCTTTGCTTGCACGGAGACACCAGAGCTTATGCCAATGCCGATAATGCTAGCTCACAAACTTGTTCGCCAACTAGCAACTGTCAGAAGGAATGGTGTGCTAGATTATCTGCGACCGGATGGCAAAAGCCAGGTTACCGTAGAGTACGAAGGCTACAATCCTATTAGAATTGACAAGGTTTTAATCGCAGCTCAGCATAAAGAAAACATACCTCAAGCCACAATCTTTACCGATATTGTTGAGCAAGTCATAAAACCAGTGCTCCCGCCTGAAATGCTCGATAAAAATACAAAGTATTTGGTTAACCCCACAGGAAGCTTTTCCATAGGTGGGCCGAGGGCGGATACCGGCCTGACAGGACGCAAGATCATCGTAGATACTTATGGGGGTATGGCAAGGCATGGCGGCGGTTGTTTCAGTGGAAAGGACCCGACAAAAGTTGATCGCTCTGCAGCTTATATGATGCGTTATATTGCAAAAAACATTGTTGCTGCGGGTTTGGCAGATCGGTGCGAGCTCCAGGTAGCCTATGCCATCGGCGAAAAGGAGCCACTTTCAGTTTTAGTTGAGACTTTTGGCACCGGCAAAATCCCCGATTCCGAGATTTGCAAGCTGGTAACAAAAAATTTCGACCTTACACCTGGCGGGATTATTAAGAAGCTGAACCTACGCCGTCCCATTTATAGACAGACAGCGGTTTATGGCCATTTTGGCAGGACCGATTTGGGAGTGCCTTGGGAGGAAACCGATATGGCCGAAACCCTGCGCAAAGAAGCGGGATTATAG
- a CDS encoding beta-galactosidase, protein MFPYGAQYYRTPNPPESEWEKDFRVMAEHGFTIAKIWAMWNWMHTSDDTFDFSHFDRLFELAEKYKIKLIINTILENAPYWLIERHRDALYVASDGQVFEPIARSNTPGGGWPGLCFDNEPVREMAEKFLVEVAKRYLDHPNLWGYDVWNEVFFEPLNHPGFEGRFFCYCNGTKARFIEWLEARYGTIEELNKAWYRRYSDWSQVYPPRYWGSYPDWLDWLKFRLENQRNLMRWRIKVFRSVDQKHPLTSHGIAYTLQGMPTHLTNDFDIAAEVDQWGLSAFPMWANLHSSDFFRMLDLVRSASAANGKQFWQNELQGGQSGNGLARSRTPRAEDTTIWNWTAFMCGAKGLMYWQWRPELLGPESPGFGLCRLDGTPSDRTEAAAWFASFMNSDARLAEAKPIKGEAAILVLPESQLFCFVADGKTDHYAHSVFGIYRALWNVNLQVDFCTIEHIGEYPLVFLPFPLMIEKAHAEALKKYVAEGGVLVSDAAPGHFTDHGYTSMRIPGMGLDEVFGAVEDEMEYVPTLMQGGAAPPSIVWDSMRINCSVYQEKLIPTTGEVVARYEDGTAAVVDNLFGKGKARLIGTFPGATYYRTLDHEPELLIRDALRYAGVKPLIQPLDTFVKARIQRGPSGDFLWVLNTNYQTINTEITLLPSLGDYSHAEDLVTGEVLPIRRGVLHIRLDALKGTVLRLE, encoded by the coding sequence ATGTTTCCTTACGGAGCACAATATTATCGAACTCCCAACCCGCCAGAGAGCGAGTGGGAAAAAGACTTTCGCGTAATGGCTGAGCACGGTTTCACGATTGCGAAGATATGGGCGATGTGGAACTGGATGCACACGTCTGATGACACCTTCGATTTCTCCCATTTCGACCGTCTTTTTGAGCTGGCTGAAAAGTATAAAATTAAGCTTATCATCAATACTATTTTAGAAAATGCGCCATATTGGCTAATTGAGCGTCATAGAGATGCCCTCTACGTTGCTTCAGATGGCCAAGTATTTGAGCCTATTGCGCGGTCAAATACTCCAGGAGGCGGTTGGCCAGGTCTCTGCTTTGATAACGAGCCAGTGCGTGAGATGGCGGAAAAATTCCTCGTGGAAGTGGCTAAGCGGTACTTGGACCACCCAAATCTTTGGGGATATGACGTTTGGAACGAGGTATTTTTCGAACCTCTAAACCACCCTGGTTTTGAGGGAAGATTCTTTTGTTATTGCAACGGCACAAAGGCACGGTTTATTGAATGGCTCGAGGCACGCTATGGCACGATTGAGGAGCTGAATAAGGCTTGGTACCGTCGTTACTCGGATTGGAGCCAAGTTTACCCACCTAGGTATTGGGGTTCATATCCCGATTGGCTTGACTGGCTTAAGTTCCGGTTGGAAAACCAACGAAACCTTATGCGCTGGCGCATTAAGGTATTTCGCTCGGTTGACCAAAAACACCCACTGACTAGCCATGGGATTGCCTATACTTTGCAGGGCATGCCTACTCATTTAACAAACGATTTCGACATTGCGGCAGAGGTTGACCAGTGGGGGCTTTCTGCATTTCCTATGTGGGCAAATCTGCACTCGAGTGATTTTTTCCGAATGCTTGATTTGGTGCGTTCTGCCTCAGCAGCAAATGGGAAGCAATTCTGGCAGAACGAACTTCAGGGCGGGCAGAGCGGAAATGGTCTTGCAAGGAGCCGAACCCCTCGGGCTGAAGACACAACAATCTGGAACTGGACAGCTTTCATGTGTGGGGCAAAAGGACTAATGTATTGGCAGTGGCGGCCCGAGCTTCTTGGCCCTGAGTCGCCAGGTTTTGGCTTGTGCAGATTAGATGGAACGCCCAGCGACCGAACAGAAGCTGCGGCGTGGTTTGCAAGTTTCATGAACTCAGATGCTCGGCTTGCGGAAGCCAAGCCAATTAAGGGTGAAGCAGCCATTCTCGTTTTGCCAGAATCGCAACTATTTTGCTTTGTTGCAGATGGCAAAACAGACCACTATGCGCATTCAGTCTTTGGAATTTATCGGGCGCTTTGGAACGTAAACCTTCAAGTTGACTTTTGCACAATCGAGCATATAGGTGAATATCCGCTAGTCTTCTTGCCGTTTCCACTGATGATTGAAAAAGCTCATGCAGAGGCGCTGAAGAAATATGTTGCCGAAGGTGGAGTTTTAGTCTCGGATGCAGCTCCAGGCCACTTTACCGATCATGGTTACACCAGCATGCGCATTCCTGGGATGGGCTTAGATGAAGTCTTTGGCGCGGTAGAAGATGAAATGGAGTATGTTCCGACTCTAATGCAGGGCGGAGCGGCTCCGCCATCCATTGTTTGGGACAGCATGAGGATCAACTGTTCGGTATATCAGGAGAAGCTCATTCCGACAACCGGAGAGGTTGTTGCCCGATACGAAGATGGAACAGCAGCGGTTGTAGACAACTTGTTTGGCAAAGGAAAGGCTAGGTTAATTGGCACATTCCCTGGGGCTACTTATTACCGTACTCTTGACCATGAGCCTGAATTACTTATCCGTGATGCCCTTCGGTATGCGGGAGTAAAACCTTTAATTCAGCCTCTCGATACATTTGTCAAAGCTCGAATCCAGCGGGGTCCTTCGGGCGATTTCCTTTGGGTACTCAACACTAACTACCAAACCATTAACACCGAGATAACGCTCCTTCCGAGCCTTGGCGACTACTCGCATGCTGAGGACCTTGTTACTGGCGAAGTACTTCCCATCCGCCGTGGCGTGCTTCATATTAGGCTTGACGCTCTCAAGGGCACTGTATTACGATTGGAGTAG
- the coaBC gene encoding bifunctional phosphopantothenoylcysteine decarboxylase/phosphopantothenate--cysteine ligase CoaBC — MTAEALKEKTVILGVTGSIAAFKAAEICSLLIRKGATVHVVMTEHATKFVGPVTFRALTGNQVITGLWDEPREYEIAHVSLPDKADVFLIAPATANFIGKVAAGIADDMLTTMVMATKAPVIIAPAMNYKMWENPVLQANVERLKSLGYRFVGPETGRLACGVEAVGRLASSEAIVQAVVECVSGPRDLEGVRILVTAGPTEEPLDPVRFISNRSSGKMGYAIAQVAANRGAKVTLVSGPTTLPQPAGVELVRVRTAAEMLEAVLGRLSDTDVIIGAAAVADYTPKSPAPEKIKKADEALVLELEPTKDIMFEVGRRKNNRILIGFAAETENTLENARQKLAKKNLDLIVANDVSKPEIGFGSDFNEVTLIEKDGTTHDLPRMLKSEIAARILDWVKEHLNGGHS; from the coding sequence ATGACAGCTGAAGCTTTAAAAGAAAAAACCGTAATCCTTGGGGTGACAGGCAGCATAGCGGCCTTCAAGGCTGCGGAGATATGCAGTTTACTAATCCGCAAGGGTGCAACTGTGCATGTTGTAATGACAGAGCATGCCACAAAGTTCGTCGGACCGGTAACCTTCCGCGCGCTTACAGGAAATCAAGTTATCACTGGGCTTTGGGATGAGCCGCGAGAGTATGAAATCGCTCATGTCTCGCTTCCAGACAAGGCTGATGTTTTCCTCATTGCCCCTGCTACAGCAAACTTTATTGGAAAGGTTGCGGCTGGCATAGCGGATGATATGCTCACAACGATGGTAATGGCTACCAAGGCTCCTGTGATCATTGCACCTGCGATGAACTATAAGATGTGGGAGAATCCCGTCCTTCAAGCGAATGTCGAAAGACTAAAATCGCTGGGATACCGCTTCGTTGGACCAGAAACCGGGCGCCTAGCGTGCGGCGTCGAGGCTGTGGGTCGCCTGGCGTCGTCAGAAGCAATTGTACAAGCAGTCGTTGAATGCGTTAGCGGTCCCCGCGATTTGGAAGGCGTAAGAATACTAGTGACTGCAGGGCCTACCGAGGAGCCCCTTGATCCGGTGCGATTTATCAGCAATCGGTCGTCTGGCAAGATGGGGTATGCCATTGCTCAAGTAGCAGCCAATCGTGGAGCTAAAGTTACCCTAGTCTCTGGACCAACAACACTTCCGCAACCAGCGGGGGTAGAGTTGGTTCGCGTTCGAACAGCGGCTGAAATGCTGGAAGCAGTTTTAGGTCGACTATCCGATACGGACGTAATTATAGGAGCAGCGGCGGTTGCGGACTATACACCAAAGTCGCCGGCGCCTGAGAAAATCAAGAAGGCAGACGAGGCTTTGGTGCTTGAACTTGAGCCCACCAAAGATATAATGTTCGAGGTAGGCAGGCGCAAGAATAATCGTATCCTCATTGGTTTTGCGGCGGAGACAGAAAATACGTTGGAGAACGCGCGGCAAAAGCTAGCCAAAAAAAACCTCGACCTAATAGTAGCCAATGATGTGTCAAAGCCGGAGATTGGCTTCGGCTCGGATTTCAACGAGGTTACACTTATTGAAAAAGATGGCACGACGCATGACCTGCCGAGGATGTTGAAATCGGAGATTGCAGCTCGTATTCTCGACTGGGTCAAAGAGCATTTGAACGGAGGGCACAGTTGA